One Manihot esculenta cultivar AM560-2 chromosome 18, M.esculenta_v8, whole genome shotgun sequence genomic window carries:
- the LOC110606382 gene encoding cyclin-D3-1: protein MAPSFECAVSSLLCAEDNNMVFDDNDCYRAVVELFEATWHHKNHQIYCKDRAFVGGGDGELPMQSKECLALMVEKECQHLPNVDYLKRLRRGDLDLEARKEAIDWIGKVHAHFGFGPLCAYLSINYLDRFLSAYKLPKGKAWMIQLLAVACLSLAAKMEETEVPHSLDLQVGESKFVFEARTIQRMELLVLRTLSWRMQAITPFSFIDQFLDKINNDETPPRSLIWQSIQLILSTTRGIEFLEFRPSEIAAAVAIAVVGEIKTVDAEQAIPVLSQHVEKERVLKCIQVIHEMSLIGGYANNGNASILYVPQSPIGVLDAACLSYRSDDTTVGLCANSSQNTPDAKRRKLNGQWEL from the exons ATGGCACCGAGTTTTGAATGTGCGGTTTCAAGCCTTCTGTGTGCTGAGGATAATAATATGGTTTTCGATGATAACGATTGTTATCGTGCTGTGGTTGAGCTGTTTGAGGCCACATGGCATCATAAGAATCATCAAATCTACTGTAAAGACAGAGCCTTTGTTGGTGGTGGAGACGGTGAGTTGCCAATGCAGAGTAAGGAGTGTTTGGCTTTGATGGTTGAAAAAGAGTGCCAACATTTGCCAAATGTGGATTACTTAAAGAGGCTGAGGAGGGGGGACTTGGACTTGGAGGCCAGAAAAGAGGCAATCGATTGGATAGGAAAG GTTCATGCCCATTTTGGTTTTGGACCTCTTTGTgcatatttatcaataaattactTGGATAGATTTCTCTCTGCTTACAAACTTCCT AAGGGTAAAGCTTGGATGATCCAGTTATTGGCCGTGGCATGTTTATCTCTCGCAGCCAAAATGGAGGAGACTGAAGTTCCACATTCTCTAGATTTACAG GTTGGTGAATCAAAATTTGTATTTGAAGCAAGAACTATCCAAAGAATGGAGCTTCTTGTGCTCAGAACCTTGAGCTGGAGAATGCAAGCTATTACACCTTTCTCCTTCATAGACCAATTCCTTGACAAGATCAATAATGATGAAACCCCACCTAGATCTTTAATCTGGCAATCAATCCAGCTCATATTAAGCACAACTAGAG GGATCGAATTCTTGGAATTTAGGCCTTCTGAGATTGCAGCTGCTGTGGCCATAGCTGTTGTGGGGGAAATCAAAACGGTGGACGCTGAGCAAGCAATTCCTGTGCTCTCTCAACATGTAGAAAAG GAGAGAGTGCTGAAATGTATTCAAGTAATTCATGAAATGTCATTGATCGGTGGGTATGCTAATAATGGAAATGCTTCAATCCTATATGTGCCGCAGAGTCCAATTGGGGTGTTAGATGCTGCATGCTTGAGCTATAGAAGTGATGACACAACTGTTGGGTTATGTGCAAATTCTTCACAAAATACTCCTGATGCCAAAAGGAGAAAGCTCAATGGACAATGGGAACTGTAG